A part of Ignavibacteriales bacterium genomic DNA contains:
- a CDS encoding T9SS type A sorting domain-containing protein produces the protein MTNTNVQALAVSETILFAGTYGGGVFRSTNNGTSWTEVNSGLTDTEVYALAVSGTNLFAGTLFGGVFLSTNNGTSWNEVNNGLANTDVKAFAVSGTSLFAGTNYRGVFFSINNGTNWTAVNSGLTDTDVYALAVSGTNLFAGTWGGGVFLSTNNGTSWTGANNGLTNLKVNAFAVSGANLFAGTEGGGVFLSTNNGSNWTEVNNGLTNSLVLSLAVSSSNLFAGTGNGVFLSTNNGTNWTAINNGLSMYVSVYTLAVSGTNLFAGTGYHGVFLSTNNGTSWTAVNSGLTNLLVNALAVSPNGAGGANLFAGTGGGVFLSTNNGTSWTEINNGLTNTYVLALSVSGANLFAGTYHGGVWKRPLDEMIPVELTSFTASVGENKVLLNWATATETNNQGFEIERKLFGSNYEKIGYITGFGTTTEPKSYSFTDQNVTSGKYSYRLKQIDFDGTFEYSNTIEVEISTPLEFSLEQNYPNPFNPTTTITFSIPEKSFVTLKVYDILGREIAVLVNEELETGNFEKTFEASTLSSGVYIYRITTMKDGKNLFNESKQMMLIK, from the coding sequence TTGACCAATACTAATGTTCAGGCCCTTGCCGTCTCGGAAACAATTCTCTTTGCCGGAACTTATGGCGGTGGTGTCTTTCGTTCCACCAACAACGGTACAAGCTGGACGGAGGTCAATTCTGGTTTGACTGATACTGAAGTCTATGCCCTTGCCGTCTCGGGCACGAATCTCTTTGCCGGAACTTTATTCGGCGGTGTCTTTCTTTCCACCAACAACGGCACAAGCTGGAATGAAGTCAATAACGGCTTGGCTAACACTGATGTCAAGGCTTTTGCCGTCAGTGGCACGAGTCTTTTTGCCGGAACTAATTACCGCGGTGTCTTTTTTTCCATCAACAACGGAACAAACTGGACTGCGGTCAATTCTGGTTTGACTGATACTGATGTCTATGCCCTTGCCGTCTCGGGCACGAATCTCTTTGCCGGAACTTGGGGCGGCGGAGTCTTTCTTTCCACCAACAACGGCACAAGTTGGACTGGAGCCAATAACGGATTGACGAACCTTAAAGTAAATGCTTTTGCCGTCTCGGGTGCGAATCTCTTTGCCGGAACTGAGGGCGGCGGAGTCTTTCTTTCCACCAACAACGGCTCTAACTGGACCGAAGTCAATAACGGCTTGACTAACTCTCTTGTTTTGTCTCTTGCAGTCTCGAGCTCGAATCTCTTTGCCGGAACTGGCAACGGTGTCTTTCTTTCTACGAACAACGGTACAAATTGGACAGCCATCAACAATGGTTTATCTATGTATGTTTCTGTATATACTCTCGCAGTCTCTGGCACGAATCTCTTTGCCGGTACTGGTTACCACGGCGTCTTTCTTTCCACCAACAACGGCACTAGCTGGACGGCGGTTAATAGCGGCTTGACGAATCTTTTGGTAAATGCTCTTGCCGTCTCCCCCAATGGAGCAGGGGGCGCGAACCTATTTGCCGGAACTGGCGGCGGGGTCTTTCTTTCCACCAACAACGGCACTAGCTGGACGGAGATTAATAATGGATTGACCAATACTTATGTCTTAGCCCTTTCCGTCTCGGGCGCGAATCTATTTGCCGGAACTTACCACGGCGGCGTCTGGAAGAGACCGCTCGATGAAATGATTCCTGTAGAACTCACATCATTTACAGCATCAGTAGGGGAAAATAAAGTTCTTCTTAACTGGGCAACGGCAACTGAAACTAATAACCAGGGATTTGAGATTGAAAGAAAACTATTCGGCAGTAATTATGAAAAAATTGGATATATAACTGGTTTCGGAACGACAACCGAACCAAAATCATATTCATTTACAGATCAAAATGTTACAAGTGGGAAATATTCATATAGATTAAAACAGATTGATTTTGACGGAACATTTGAATACTCAAACACAATTGAAGTGGAAATAAGTACACCATTAGAATTTTCACTTGAACAAAATTACCCCAACCCCTTCAATCCAACTACAACAATAACTTTCTCAATTCCAGAGAAAAGTTTTGTAACGCTTAAAGTTTATGATATACTTGGAAGAGAAATTGCAGTACTTGTAAATGAAGAACTCGAAACAGGTAACTTCGAAAAAACATTTGAAGCAAGCACTCTTTCAAGTGGTGTTTACATTTATAGAATCACTACAATGAAGGATGGAAAAAATTTATTCAATGAATCGAAGCAGATGATGTTGATAAAATAA